AGGCATGCGCTACTTAAGACAGATAGGTAATTTTGCTATCATTTCTTTGTTGTATTTGTTTCTTACAGTTTTTTCTGCATATCTTTGAACATGGGGATTCATTATGCAGATCGCTTGACCGTCATAGAAAGCTTATAATTGCAATGGATGCAGCTTTCGGCATGGAATACTTGCATTTAAAGAATATTTCTTGATTTGAAGTGCAACAATCTGCTAGTCAACTTGAGGGATCCTCAACGACCTATATGTAAGGTAAATTGGATTTAAACCAAGTTTTGTATTCAAGGGTTGACATAAATGCACTTCATAGGAaagcattttgttttttagtcTTGACACAATTTCACAGACCTTGAAATGCCTTGAAAgaactgaaaattttatcaaaaCCATATAGAGTAGTATAGAGCATTTCAATGCCAACAGTTTCCCTGATCATGAAATTGGGGAGATCCAGTGGGGGctttcttttccctcatatGGAGGCTGGAAAGTCATAATTATACATACCTGTATCCTTTGTGGATCCTTTTATGTGCAAGTTCAGCCAAATATCACGTTTCTATTATAAAAATCTCACATAGCCAATCCTTCACGCAATCTGTCTCACCCCACACCAAATTCAAGGACGAATTCAATCACTTCTCTTGCTCTTGTAAATCCTCGCCTTCTTTGATTGGGTTCAATTTTAAGTATTGTTCATGTTGATCTGATTATTGTTGTGAATTTGATCGAGTTTGGTTCTTGTTGAATTGGGTTGTTAATAGATTCttgggtatttttttttttaaacctgaAATTTAatgccttttttgtttttcttaatcTGTTGATGATCTGAATCGGAATAGTGGTAGAGTtatggctagggtttggatggGATTTGGGGGTTTATATGTGAGTTTAGACAATTGATCTTGATCAGGTAAAGATTGTTATTTTGACCATATTGATCCCTACTTGGTGCAATGCTCAATTTCTGTTTAATTATGCTTAATTTCCTTTGGATTTTAGGTTTGGAGATGGCTTTGGATTGCTGTCTATTTGATTCTTATTTGGGTTTCTGGTTTAGTTTTTTTGGTAACTTGTGCAATTTTGACATTGTTTTTGTATATCAAAAGGGCTGGATGGGTGTAAGCACCTGTAGAATATCTGAACGGCATTAGAATCAGTGTAAGATATTTAGGTGGTGATGTGAGCTAATCTTCTTTCATGATCTGATCATACTTGTATGCATGTATGTATCCTGCTTTGGGGTAAATGGGGTTTATGGAAGTATCTTTTGGGACATTTTCTCAGCAGCTCTTTTCAtggtttttgaaatttatttcgAAAATTAATGTGGTCTGAGGCATGTATTCAACATGCTCTTTCTAATATTATTGCCTCTATCTGTGGCTGAATAACACaatgattggattggattggattggattatgaTGTTGTGAACATGGCATCACTTCTGGCTTGTGGTATAACTGCAGGTCTTAGCCTCATTGGAGATCTGTGGGCCTGATAAGTAGTCGTTATATATTTAATCAAGTTCTGTACTGCTGTCGATTTGCTGCATTATTTATCTCACATTTTGGAGCATTTGTGATTTCTATTAGAGTGGTTGCATTGTGATTTCTATTTAAGTCAAGTAAAGATTCAGTATTTCTCTGTTGGTAACGCTATAGAGATCAGAAGCTCCAGTAGGGAATTTATTTAGAGCTGTGCGTCTTGGTAAGTGTATATGTGGTTCAGTGATTCTTTATAGGAGCTGactgttcttctttttttgttggtattAGGCTGACGTTGTACATTCTCTTAGAAACTTAAAACTTGGTTGGGATTTTCTTGTATATATTCCTAGCTATCTAGATTTTGAGTAGTTTCTTTTATCATGCTCATTTTCTGGTAATTACCATGAGTTGTGCCGATACGCCAGGAGAGTTCACCAAACCACTCGACCCTCTGGCATTGATCCATCTAGAGAACGAGAAAAACTCTCATGCAATGGGGATAGCACTTTTTGCTATCCCCGGCTAATAACGTAATGACATGTAGGATAACTTTTTCACatgtcattgtgttattggtcggggatagcaaaatagtgctaTCCCCGTTTCATGTAAGTTTTTTTCCTAGAGAACGAGCCTGGCAACACCCTGAGCACCAACGAGAATTTGGTGATGTTGTCAGTGCTGTTCATTCAGCCACAAATTGGACTAAGGGGGACTGAAACCTCAGACAAAAATTGGACTTATACCATTCATTATTATGGTGTTCACTTGGAGGATATGGTGTTTGACAATGATGCTTATGAATGAGATGTCATAAGGttgaatataaaatatatgaaagtcCATTTTGAAGAATTACTGCAACTTACTaacgaatatatatatatatatatatatacatgattTTTATAACTAACGATGACCAAAGTTCCAGGGCATGGATCCAAACTTTTTACCTTCCTgctcataaaaataaaataagagaaatcattatttttctgaaaacacgAGCTGAATCCTTAATTAGCTTGTTAGTTTTGCTTCATTGATGCATTTTTGCATTTGAGTTTTCATAAACCTATGCAACAAGGCTCTTCTCATCAATGGAACAACGCCGTGAAAGTAGAGGATTGAAATAATGACCGGTGATTTAGCATTTAATGCATCCAGCTAATCTCAACCGTTCAGTTGTAACAATAAGCTCTTTTATTCCAACATTAGGGGTTTTTCTGCACCGCCGAAGCCATTCTTCTTCACGCTTTTCAGTCGCTCGAAGTAGAAGAACGCTCTGAGTCTCTGATTCTCTGGTTCTCCTCGAGGTAAACCCAAACCCCATTTCGCTTTCCCGAGTGCAGCTATGCATTTTAGATTTGTTATGTTGTTTGTGGTTTTACTTAGACTGATGCGATAAGCTACCCTAGGCCTTTACGTTTTCTATCAGTCTCTGATACAGTGTAGGGTTATGCTCCCCTTTGAAAAGAAGTTTTAAAGATGTTATCTTTGTTTACTTAGTTTCCGAGCGGCAAGTTATTCCAAAGCCAGTCAATGTTGGGGTTTCAAGATTCTACTGAAGAATAAAATCCCCACATCTACTCTCTGTTTGTGTTTCGTTAGTCTGCTCTATCAAACTCAAATAGAGAATTATGGATCATGTTAACATTTTGCCTAGATTTTCATTTGCCATGAGACTTCTTTTAACATCTCAATTTCTTACTTCTCAGTTGCTTTGCCATGGATCATCCCGAAACCTTCTTTTATAGCTCCCTTCTTCCACAGCCGAACCAAGCCCTCAAGCAACAGCTAATTGTATATGCAACTAGGGAAATATTGGAGGGCCGCATCCCATACCCAGAACAACTTAGGCCCAGGATCTTAAGTGATGTCATACAATTGCTTGATCAGTATCCTTCATTAGGCCTGACCAGGCGTAGGTTTCAGCCCGAGGAGCCTGCAGTTTTGGTAGTCAGAGGCACCATTCCTATATTTTACACAAACAGAGTCTATAAAATTCCAGTTGAGATATGGGTGCCGCACAGCTATCCAACATCTCCGCCGAGGGCGTGCGTGACTCTGGATGACCAAAACGCAACAGCAATCAAGTTACGTCATCCATATGTCGATGCTAGAAGGGGAGGCCTCATAAATGTACCACATATGCTGGATTGGCACTCAGAAAGAACTCTTGTGGTTCTAGTAACCACCATGTGCGAGTGTTTTAGTCGAGACCCACCCGTACGGGCAGGGCCAGGGCCACCACCACTGCCACCATCGCCGCCGCAGCTGCAGCCACCTCATGTGCAAGAAAGGCAGAGGCAAGAGCTAGAGGAAGAGAGGCATAGGCAAGAGCAAGTGATGCATAGGCAGGAGGGAGGAAGACAACAAGCAGCGCAAGAGAGGCGGTCATCGAGCTTGTGGTATTCTCTGATGAGGCGTTTAGCATTTTTGTGCATAGTTTGTATGTTATTCAGCATTACGACTTGTTCATGGTCTACTTTTACACTTGCAGTTCTAGTCTTAGGTTTTGCTTTGTTGTGGTGATTTCTTATGTAATGATACTCGATATGTCAACAAAAATCACTTGATTGAATGCTAATTAGTTTTTCTGCAATTTGGCACTTGTGTGCTGCATTTCTGAGAATTGTGACTTGCAGAAATGCAGTTTAATTGTGACATGAGAATTGTGACTTGCGTGCTGCATCTCCAATTGAATGCTATTGTTCATACCAATCTTTCTCTTCAATGCATTCCATGTCACAAGGCCTTCTTGGTGagaatattaattttcttttctccaatTGGGAAGggttttgcttcttttgttgTACTTGTTATAATCCATCGAGAACCTGGTCATATGTTTTGGGTCACAGTAACTGGTCATATTGTACTTGTTGCACATGCgtttgggccaaaatttgGGTGAACAACATGAGCAAGGTAACATAACATCATTAGTTTTCTTCTAAAACTTCAAGAAGTTCAGGTGTTCAATTCTTTTGTCGTCGATTCTAACCAACTAAACATTTCCCTTTTTAAATTACCTGAAGAAGTTGGAGTTGGAGAAGTTCATAACTCATCGAGTTCGTTTCTCCGAGATCAATAAGGCCTTTGACTACATGTTGAAGGGGGAGACCTTGCGGAGCATCATTAACATGGAAGAGTAAAAATTATAGCAGAGACTGGCCTTGATCATTCCTGTTTAACAAATTATAGCACAAACATACACAATGCATATATAAACTTTATAGAATGACAACAAtgacaaaacattgaaaagaTGCAGAAACCCAAACTCTAAAACAACTGAAGATTCCATTACCCAAACGAGAGCAAACCATATGCTGGGGGATTTGCAATTAGTGCATCAGCTTTAAAAGGGATGCCAGAATCCATATCAGGCTCTTTGCAAGCTGGAAGTAAAGAGTATATAATTTCCTTTATTTGATTACGTTGAAATTCGATATAAATAGAAGCTATatgataattaaataaatcacGGGTTTCTGGTTTTAGGGAATAACTTCTTCtcatgtttttaattaaatgattttaaaaagtaataaaaag
This genomic interval from Prunus dulcis unplaced genomic scaffold, ALMONDv2, whole genome shotgun sequence contains the following:
- the LOC117613401 gene encoding protein ELC-like; protein product: MDHPETFFYSSLLPQPNQALKQQLIVYATREILEGRIPYPEQLRPRILSDVIQLLDQYPSLGLTRRRFQPEEPAVLVVRGTIPIFYTNRVYKIPVEIWVPHSYPTSPPRACVTLDDQNATAIKLRHPYVDARRGGLINVPHMLDWHSERTLVVLVTTMCECFSRDPPVRAGPGPPPLPPSPPQLQPPHVQERQRQELEEERHRQEQVMHRQEGGRQQAAQERRSSSLWYSLMRRLAFLCIVCMLFSITTCSWSTFTLAVLVLGFALLW